In Brettanomyces nanus chromosome 3, complete sequence, a single genomic region encodes these proteins:
- a CDS encoding uncharacterized protein (BUSCO:EOG09341POR) has product MSVTKLAKEISTRFASLEFIPTISDSETEEIPDLDDDNDNEKKTDGEDDEEEEDSEVGKDETAKIAKTDKKKKKKKSKKSKNQEDQEQNEAGDLNPDFTFDLGDDLDTNGFEGWDFDPEEGKEKEEKKDVDLDSIIKRKGGLSGKLSVNEEPKKPEDVLEKEEKDDSDDDELAMDGFGMGAKGQEEKKNEEKMAANDKNNNDDDDDDDDGGFDATINALYDTADQDEDEEEKQKDSAKAIEKFYDSHEGESAQKTLYKDFQSLNLSRPVLKGLSALGYSKPTPVQSASIPIALMGKDIVAGAQTGSGKTAAYMIPIVERLLYKPTKVSSTRVVILAPTRELAIQVADVAKRVSRFVGGITIGMAIGGLNLRRQEQELKTRPDVVIATPGRFIDHVRNSPSFNVDSVEILVLDEADRMLEEGFHSEITEILELVPQKRQTLLFSATMNSSISDLIQLSLRKPVRIMIDPPKAAAAGLLQEFVRIRKRETLKAALLFSILSKLDSAEQIRIMVFVATKNMAHRLRIIMGLLGLKVSELHGALTQDQRLKSITDFRKLTVPILICTDLAARGLDIPKIEVVINFDMPKSHEIYLHRVGRTARAGREGISISFVGEAVRERRIVRESIKQVETAHSGKAVGRKVNWDDVEKINDVIEGKREVIKDILEEEKGEKEMIQAEMELKKGENLLRYKEEIQSRPRRTWFQSEREKKEEKVIGAMGKLKKITSKKRKAEEARESDNGSNGRSYKKTKRDRIEDQSGERRKKEITKKKQKKRAKKARKRMD; this is encoded by the coding sequence ATGTCAGTAACTAAGCTAGCAAAAGAGATATCAACTAGGTTTGCATCTCTTGAATTTATTCCTACGATTTCTGACAGTGAAACTGAAGAAATTccagatttggatgacGATAATGATAATGAGAAAAAGacagatggagaagatgatgaagaagaagaagatagCGAGGTTGGCAAAGATGAGACTGCTAAGATAGCGAAGactgataagaagaagaagaagaagaagagcaagaaaaGTAAGAATCAGGAGGATCAAGAACAGAATGAGGCTGGAGATTTGAATCCTGATTTTACCTTTGATCTGGgtgatgatttggatactaacggatttgaaggatggGACTTTGATcctgaagaaggaaaagaaaaggaggagaaaaaagatgTAGATTTGGATAGTATTATTAAGAGAAAGGGAGGATTATCAGGAAAGTTGAGTGTGAATGAAGAACCGAAGAAACCGGAGGATGTCTtagaaaaggaagagaaggatgactctgatgatgatgaattggcCATGGATGGATTTGGAATGGGAGCAAAAGggcaagaagaaaagaaaaatgaagagaaaatggCAGCAAACGATAAGAACAATaacgatgacgatgatgatgatgacgacggTGGTTTTGATGCCACCATAAATGCATTGTATGACACAGCGGAtcaggatgaagatgaagaagagaaacaaaaagaTTCTGCTAAAGCTATCGAAAAGTTTTATGATAGTCATGAAGGAGAATCTGCACAAAAAACTCTCTATAAGGACTTTCAATCGCTGAACTTGTCAAGACCAGTGCTCAAAGGTCTCTCTGCATTAGGATACTCCAAACCAACACCTGTTCAAAGCGCATCTATTCCTATTGCACTTATGGGTAAAGATATTGTTGCAGGAGCACAAACAGGTTCTGGTAAGACTGCTGCTTACATGATTCCTATCGTGGAAAGACTATTGTACAAGCCCACGAAAGTATCATCCACAAGAGTTGTAATATTGGCACCTACCAGAGAGTTGGCTATTCAGGTGGCTGATGTAGCAAAAAGAGTTTCACGGTTTGTTGGTGGAATCACTATTGGTATGGCAATTGGTGGTTTGAACTTGAGAAGGCAGGAACAAGAGTTGAAGACGAGACCTGATGTTGTTATTGCAACGCCCGGTAGATTCATTGATCACGTGAGGAATTCTCCCTCTTTTAATGTTGATTCTGTAGAGATTCTCgttcttgatgaagctGATAGAATGTTAGAGGAAGGTTTCCATAGTGAAATTACCGAGATTCTTGAATTGGTTCCGCAGAAAAGGCAGACTTTGTTGTTTTCTGCCACCATGAATTCTAGTATTAGTGATTTAATCCAACTTTCTCTAAGAAAGCCTGTGAGAATCATGATCGATCCTCCAAAGGCAGCAGCTGCTGGTTTATTGCAGGAGTTTGTTAgaataaggaaaagagagacATTGAAAGCCGCTTTGTTGTTTAGTATCCTCTCTAAACTTGATTCGGCTGAGCAAATTCGTATCATGGTATTTGTGGCCACCAAGAATATGGCGCATCGTCTCAGAATTATTATGGGATTGTTGGGCTTGAAGGTGTCTGAGTTGCACGGTGCTCTTACACAAGACCAACGTTTAAAAAGTATCACAGATTTTAGGAAATTGACGGTGCCGATTTTGATTTGTACAGACTTGGCAGCTAGGGGTTTGGATATTCCAAAAATTGAAGTTGTTATCAACTTCGATATGCCGAAATCTCACGAGATCTATTTGCATAGAGTTGGTAGAACTGCTAGAGCTGGAAGAGAAGGTATCTCTATTTCGTTTGTGGGAGAGGCTGTTAGAGAACGTCGTATAGTGAGAGAGTCCATAAAGCAAGTGGAAACGGCACATTCTGGAAAGGCTGTAGGAAGAAAAGTTAACTGGGATGATGTGGAAAAGATAAATGATGTTATTGAGGGTAAACGAGAAGTGATTAAGGATattcttgaagaggaaaagggtgaaaaagagatgattCAAGCTGAAatggagttgaagaagggTGAAAACTTGTTAAGatacaaagaagagattcaaTCTAGGCCTAGAAGAACGTGGTTCCAATcggaaagagaaaagaaagaagaaaaagtgatTGGTGCCATGggaaagttgaagaagattacGAGTAAGAAGCGGAAGGCGGAAGAGGCCAGAGAATCTGATAATGGTAGCAATGGAAGAAGCTACAAAAAGACTAAAAGGGATAGAATCGAGGATCAGAGtggagagagaagaaaaaaggagataaccaagaagaagcagaaaaagagaGCAAAGAAGgctagaaagagaatggatTGA
- a CDS encoding uncharacterized protein (BUSCO:EOG093409VG): protein MDDSSISLGINKLSEASVSPLGQNSVYELVENTNYRHRATATGLLTIGSSSASVNVKGPSIKDIPATSLTKIKKVKDQQFGPYLNTIADAYKEFHSHKTLTESTLEAFMTQLSNEERKKEKARRKTANASVNTDYGLTEEEEAQMDSNSLEQVSSVYFSDDFRLDDPRVFNEVVGNAIILEDTVDFNEDGQQKPLINNEEVQDKLSSYLDIVEIHLIHEISKSSGSFFSALGDLKNITKQSDSLTNQLHNVDSKLESLDKDRAHVAIQMLKLTQKRNNVEKLEQALLQISTILQQADLAESSYFNANYEKALQLTEAVFSLINGNNPKNQIVDKITCRWPYPLFDLSAVPALTSLKRLLGNLTTDTGKSLARLFGDFLLEDLRSHYENASRAEVMDRLASNLSKNNRLNRKSLQPPGYQVVTDEFKQQIHKYISEMSRCGELASAYKLYEERFLAELKTIIKSFLPTDILENIGQPETSISGRSDETRSTTTQRSGMGGLSKNVRAMTPKEFEDMLVGIYTQLSEGFRRLITQKKLLLEMGLDCLAEYDSRYMDEQPDVILQLDITNAITAAINVTQRRMAKLINVREVQNSCVTLDYFLRLYSVNVMFLMECELISGGRIASPVLQDIINIQFQKFTVQYHRASLKILSGKIEKETWRECLLPSSLQKLTNQIAEAAKDGFDESVWMNPMNLELRPAKPREEAEEENDDKNIDPTQRKTLMIGDKSYIVPEIVSTVLRMVQSYEIIKMQFPKVDNGNIIELFKLANLKIHQSVLGAQATRTAGLRNITSKHLAVTSQLLGFLSALIPSVIAAFDRLSKVGSFVETEFKKVQQMFSDQQTEIFEKLVSIMVDRVRAQSSEIRSTDWSTPLPRQQVHHYMESLVSKTLTIARILLRYLPESQYTLILSKIFGQYKRVLTDIYSQVKLKDSVDKAVMMRDVDYFREKLADVAGYGNSGQIIWENINALETEEDSRTQQPQQVSLPEEKPLPKKPEAAKPEAATPEAANPGAAEPESAKPEAEKAESAKPEAAIPESEKPESEKPEAAEPEAAKVIVTPSISDQRDREPEKQIGKSSDSGERVEGADKEEMEKSDGEWKRDAKCEANTEEVDKPIEEKDEEVKKGDAVEKVGENIEEKDIKENAEEVEEEATTDVEVEKKVNKEKIEPKESKSMSLEGTTTKTSLQDVSPKDIGREEPYNSTEKSENGANTPTKEVGLKALKEPENGNGKEEVDNSKKTEYLGAETGEKIYESVRGSSTEKSQEPAKSDKTESTETQILKPVETAAMTTNTSSNQRKTKKDRRRKKLEEGEGIGYVKALKQAIMGPDEMAQFNSIIVLAKMMDYLPKSDHIFSLFDSKLFACLLDASCRPSAANEAIRAVLRICLIFLWGVLPETKPSNMYDPLLWNVCNNHSFFENLSSKLSEQDLRLALASVDFVSQLLYRTYDLKNPDIILSEIRCLMDSHFFDSISMLPYEFKSRLDSFSALRKSSKLILKYLSTAPLRNDPFSGLVNECILVIDRILNECGSGQKFNGRRNSTDYSKVGLLETVDPQHYIQQNFSSAAVIDLIYVLRNPNMTFKKNFSEHTMFATAKTYFPLLKFAVGITNLLNHLDSSRYPNIAYVFTYFNDELYYSFMSSALKFWMASKAEENDFRRIMALLETLVDYCDSLMRSDPFYTVTEQVVGLKYSEIKKYHLEQLKRNKATSWSTAMESFNRTIGQQVLDFVKTQRFVGLSKGSWVYINNPLDKAPVSGKPVYYFLVLSSNNKSLIYKEFTRKHSHAPNIDKDGIIVDFKNVVKIDSKSMTQQVQIQNLINIASRLNVSRIDICTKDEKVFSFYVDSLGLLYAWLDGVKMLLNDNSALSEDTMYQIDALTKIRTNVQLIDLEDSEEKVDNDSVHSRNAETKYDATQLEILASHFYYE, encoded by the exons ATGGATGATTCGTCAATTTCACTTGGAATCAACAAACTATCAGAGGCATCAGTGAGTCCCTTAGGACAGAACTCTGTTTACGAGTTAGTTGAGAACACCAATTACAGACATAGGGCAACGGCGACGGGATTGCTCACGATAGGGAGCTCTTCAGCATCAGTTAATGTGAAAGGACCATCAATTAAAGATATTCCAGCTACGTCACTCACTAAGATcaagaaagtgaaagatCAACAGTTTGGGCCTTATTTAAACACTATCGCAGATGCCTACAAGGAATTTCATTCACATAAGACGTTAACTGAGTCAACTTTGGAAGCATTTATGACTCAACTTAGTaacgaagaaagaaaaaaggagaaggcTAGGCGCAAGACGGCGAATGCTAGCGTTAATACAGATTATGGTCTTacagaggaggaagaggctCAAATGGATAGTAATTCGTTGGAACAGGTATCTTCAGTGTACTTTTCAGACGATTTTCGCTTGGATGATCCCAGAGTGTTCaatgaagttgttggaaATGCTATTATTCTTGAGGATACGGTCGATTTCAACGAAGATGGCCAGCAGAAACCGCTGATAAACAacgaagaagttcaagatAAGCTTTCTTCATACTTAGATATTGTTGAAATCCATTTGATTCATGAGATTTCGAAGTCTTCAGGCTCATTTTTCAGTGCTTTGGGTGATTTAAAGAATATTACAAAGCAGTCCGATTCTTTGACAAATCAGCTTCATAATGTGGATTCAAAATTGGAATCCCTTGATAAGGATCGTGCCCATGTTGCCATTCAGATGCTTAAACTGACCCAAAAGCGTAACAACGTTGAGAAACTTGAACAGGCGTTGCTTCAAATCAGTACCATTTTGCAGCAAGCTGATCTGGCTGAATCTTCCTATTTCAATGCTAACTATGAGAAGGCGCTTCAACTGACGGAAGCTGTATTTTCACTTATCAATGGCAATAACCCAAAGAATCAGATCGTGGATAAGATAACTTGTCGATGGCCATATCCTCTTTTTGATCTGAGTGCGGTTCCTGCGTTGACCTCTTTGAAGAGGCTTTTGGGAAATTTGACAACAGATACAGGAAAGTCACTTGCACGTCTGTTTGGCGATTTCCTGCTAGAGGATTTGAGAAGCCACTACGAAAATGCATCTCGTGCTGAAGTAATGGACAGATTGGCAAGCAATTTGTCGAAAAACAATCGGCTTAATCGAAAGTCTCTTCAACCTCCAGGATATCAGGTTGTTACAGACGAATTCAAGCAGCAGATTCACAAGTACATATCAGAAATGAGTCGATGTGGAGAGCTTGCTAGTGCTTACAAGTTGTACGAGGAACGTTTTCTTGCTGAATTAAAGACTATCATCAAATCGTTTCTTCCAACGGATATTTTGGAGAATATTGGCCAACCAGAAACCAGTATTTCGGGACGTTCCGACGAGACAAGGAGTACTACTACTCAGCGGAGTGGTATGGGAGGGCTCAGCAAAAATGTTCGTGCCATGACACCaaaagaatttgaagatatgCTTGTTGGAATATATACCCAGCTTTCTGAGGGTTTCCGAAGGTTGATTACACAAAAGAAGCTTCTGCTAGAGATGGGATTGGATTGTTTAGCGGAATACGACAGCCGATATATGGATGAACAGCCGGATGTTATTCTTCAGTTGGATATTACCAATGCTATTACTGCTGCCATCAATGTGACTCAACGTCGGATGGCCAAGCTTATCAACGTCAGGGAGGTTCAGAACTCTTGTGTGACGTTAGACTATTTTTTACGACTGTATTCTGTAAATGTGATGTTTCTTATGGAATGCGAGTTGATTTCTGGAGGCCGAATTGCCAGTCCAGTACTTCAGGACATTATCAACATTCAGTTTCAAAAGTTCACAGTTCAGTATCATCGTGCAAGTCTGAAAATTCTTAGTGGAAAGATTGAGAAGGAGACGTGGCGTGAATGCTTATTGCCTTCCTCGTTACAAAAACTTACAAATCAGATTGCGGAGGCTGCCAAAGACGGATTTGACGAGTCCGTTTGGATGAATCCCATGAATTTAGAATTAAGACCAGCAAAACCacgagaagaagctgaagaagagaacgatGATAAGAACATCGATCCTACCCAAAGAAAAACCCTTATGATTGGCGACAAATCTTACATAGTTCCAGAAATTGTTTCCACTGTACTAAGGATGGTACAAAGCTATGAAATCATTAAAATGCAGTTTCCCAAAGTGGATAACGGTAACATTATTGAGCTTTTCAAACTTGCGAACCTAAAAATTCATCAGTCTGTGCTGGGAGCTCAGGCCACACGTACGGCAGGACTCAGGAACATTACATCAAAGCATCTTGCGGTCACATCGCAGCTTTTGGGATTTTTATCTGCTTTAATTCCTTCAGTTATAGCTGCTTTTGATAGGCTATCTAAGGTTGGAAGCTTTGTAGAGACGGAATTCAAGAAAGTGCAACAGATGTTCAGTGATCAGCAGACGGAGATCTTCGAAAAACTTGTATCTATTATGGTCGATAGAGTGCGTGCACAGAGTAGTGAGATACGGTCTACAGACTGGAGTACACCCTTACCAAGACAGCAGGTTCATCATTACATGGAGAGCTTAGTGTCGAAGACCTTGACCATTGCTCGGATTCTTCTGAGGTACCTTCCAGAGTCTCAGTATACACtaattctttcaaagattttTGGACAATACAAGCGAGTATTAACAGATATATACTCACAAGTGAAGCTTAAAGATTCTGTGGATAAGGCAGTAATGATGAGAGATGTTGATTATTTTAGAGAGAAACTGGCAGACGTTGCGGGGTATGGAAACTCAGGGCAGATCATATGGGAAAACATAAATGCTCTGgagacagaagaagactcACGGACTCAGCAACCACAGCAAGTTTCATTACCCGAAGAAAAACCGTTACCAAAGAAACCAGAGGCAGCAAAACCTGAAGCAGCAACGCCTGAAGCAGCAAATCCTGGAGCAGCAGAGCCTGAATCAGCAAAACCAGAGGCAGAAAAAGCTGAATCAGCAAAACCAGAAGCAGCAATACCTGAATCAGAAAAACCTGAATCAGAAAAACCTGAAGCAGCAGAACCTGAGGCAGCGAAGGTCATAGTGACACCTTCCATTTCTGATCAAAGAGACAGAGAGCctgagaagcagattggAAAGTCTTCAGATTCAGGGGAAAGGGTAGAAGGTGCggacaaagaagaaatggagaagtCTGATGGAGAGTGGAAAAGAGATGCAAAATGCGAGGCAAACACTGAAGAGGTAGACAAGCCtatagaagagaaggatgaagaagtgaagaagGGTGATGCGGTGGAGAAGGTTGGAGAGAATATAGAGGAAAAAGATATTAAGGAAAATGCTGAGGAGGTCGAAGAAGAGGCGACTACGGAcgttgaagttgaaaaaaaggTTAACAAGGAGAAAATTGAACCTAAAGAAAGTAAATCTATGAGTTTAGAGGGAACTACGACGAAGACATCGCTGCAAGATGTGAGTCCAAAAgacattggaagagaagagcCATACAATTCTACGGAAAAGAGTGAGAACGGGGCAAATACCCCTACAAAAGAAGTAGGGCTGAAGGCATTGAAGGAGCCGGAAAATGGCaatggaaaagaagaagttgacaATTCGAAAAAAACCGAATATTTGGGAGCAGAAACAGGGGAGAAGATATATGAATCTGTTAGGGGGTCGTCTACAGAGAAATCACAAGAACCAGCGAAATCAGATAAAACAGAGTCAACCGAGACGCAGATATTAAAGCCAGTAGAGACAGCAGCTATGACGACAAATACCTCTTcgaatcaaagaaaaacgAAAAAAGATAGGCGAAGAAAGaa gcttgaagaaggtgaggGAATAGGGTATGTAAAGGCATTAAAGCAAGCGATTATGGGACCAGACGAAATGGCCCAGTTCAACTCGATTATAGTGCTTGCCAAGATGATGGATTATCTCCCTAAATCAGACcacattttttctttatttgaCTCTAAACTATTTGCCTGTTTATTAGATGCCTCGTGTAGGCCGAGCGCGGCGAACGAGGCAATAAGGGCCGTGCTACGGATATGTCTTATATTTCTCTGGGGAGTGTTACCCGAGACCAAGCCATCAAACATGTACGATCCTTTACTTTGGAATGTCTGCAACAACCattcattttttgaaaACCTCTCGTCCAAATTGTCGGAACAGGATCTCAGATTGGCATTAGCGTCTGTGGATTTTGTCTCCCAGTTGCTTTATAGAACATATGATCTCAAGAACCCGGACATTATATTGTCTGAGATTAGATGTTTGATGGACTCTCACTTCTTTGATAGCATTTCAATGCTACCTTATGAGTTCAAGAGTCGATTAGACTCGTTCTCCGCCTTACGCAAGTCTTCTAAGTTGATCCTCAAGTATCTCTCAACTGCTCCGTTGAGAAACGATCCTTTCAGCGGTCTTGTCAACGAATGCATACTGGTGATAGATCGGATATTGAATGAATGTGGATCTGGCCAGAAATTTAATGGCAGGAGAAATAGTACGGATTATTCGAAAGTTGGATTACTAGAAACTGTCGATCCTCAGCATTACATTCAACAAAACTTCTCATCAGCAGCTGTTATCGATCTTATTTACGTGCTCAGAAATCCTAACATGAcattcaagaagaatttctCTGAACATACGATGTTTGCCACCGCAAAAACATACTTTCCACTTCTTAAGTTTGCCGTGGGAATTACTAACCTTTTAAATCATCTAGATTCCTCTAGGTATCCGAATATCGCATATGTTTTTACCTACTTCAACGATGAGCTTTATTATAGCTTTATGTCCAGTGCACTTAAGTTCTGGATGGCCTCGAAAGCAGAGGAGAATGATTTTCGCAGAATTATGGCTCTTCTAGAAACATTGGTCGATTACTGTGACTCGTTGATGAGATCTGATCCATTCTATACAGTTACAGAACAGGTGGTGGGCCTCAAATATTCAGAGATTAAGAAATATCATCTCGAACAGTTGAAACGTAACAAGGCCACTTCATGGAGTACTGCTATGGAAAGTTTCAACAGGACAATCGGACAACAAgttcttgattttgtcAAAACTCAGAGGTTCGTAGGCCTTTCTAAAGGTTCTTGGGTCTATATAAATAACCCGTTGGATAAGGCTCCTGTTTCTGGTAAGCCAGTCTACTACTTTTTGGTGCTTTCTTCTAATAACAAGTCCCTTATTTACAAGGAATTCACTAGAAAGCATTCACATGCTCCTAACATTGATAAGGATGGAATTATTGTCGACTTTAAGAATGTCGTAAAGATTGATTCCAAGTCAATGACTCAGCAGGTCCAGATTCAAAATTTGATCAACATCGCTTCGAGATTAAATGTCAGTCGCATAGACATATGCACTAAGGACGAGAAGGTATTTTCGTTTTACGTTGACTCTCTTGGCTTGCTATATGCTTGGTTAGATGGTGTCAAGATGCTACTTAACGATAATTCTGctctttctgaagataCTATGTACCAGATCGATGCGTTGACTAAAATTCGCACCAATGTCCAATTAATTGACTTGGAAGATTCTGAAGAAAAGGTTGATAATGATTCTGTGCATAGTCGCAATGCTGAAACCAAGTATGACGCTACTCAACTTGAAATTCTTGCTTCTCATTTTTACTATGAGTGA